ATTGATTGTTTGTTTACAAAGTGTAGGGCGTTCAAAATACCACAGTTGGTTATCAATGCTTTCTTGGGTATTGCCAGTGCTAGGTTTTGCAACATTAATTATTTCACCGCAATTTGAAGTACCCAATTCGATAATGGTGTCGTGGGTGATGATTCTTTTGATCGGTTGGGTTACGGATTTCATGCTTCAAGTCGATGAAGAAGAAACGCCAGATTAAATGGCTTTAATCTTATTTATTAGTGTTCTTTATGTAACTAAAGGCTTTTTGAGGGCCTTTAGTTACATAATCGATTAATGGTTATTTTAGGGCTTGAGTAATGGTATTTACATTGTGCTGCATTAGTTTTATATAGCTTGTTGCGGGCTCATCGGGGCCTGAAAGTGCATCTGAATACAGCTTTCCACCAATGTGAGCGTGTGTTTCGTTACTTATTTGTTCGATCATTCTGTTATCAGTAATATTTTCGATAAAGACGGCTTGGATATCGTCCTTTCTTATTTGTCGAATTATGGTTGCAACATCCGCAGCGCTGGCTTCCGATTCGGTACTTGTTCCTTGAGGTGCATAGAACGTGACATTGTAATCGCGAGAAAAATAACCAAATGCATCATGCGGTGTGATTATGGTTCTTTTGGATTGTGGTATTTGATCCAATTCTTGATGAATGGTGATCTCTAGCTTATCCAGTTTTTGTAAATAATTATCTGCATTTCTCTTATAATCATTGCTGTTTTTAGGGTCCGCTTTGATTAATCCCGCTTCTATATTTTTAACGTAAATTTTCACATTTTTAACACTGTTCCATGCATGTGGGTCGTAGTTTCCATGTTGATGATCAGTTTCATGATGATGATCTTCCTCCTCCCTTGTTAACGGCGTTATTCCATTTGATGCAATGATTTCGATTCCTTTAAAATTGGAGGATTCGATTAAACGAGGCATCCAACCTTCAAATCCCAAGCCATTCATAATGACTAATTTCGCCTGTGAAATTTCTTTTGCATCAATAGGGGTTGGTTGATAAACATGGGCATCCCCATTGGCTTTGACTAGATTAGTTATCGCAATATGGTCTCCTCCTATTTGAGATACGATATCGCCTAAAATAGAAAAGCTAGTGATCACTGGCATTTGCTCTGACGCGATGGCTGAGTGGCTAAGCCCTAGAGTGAGGGCTAATACTGGTATTGTGAACAATGTATTAGACATGTTTTTTCCCTGTTTGTAATTTGAGTACGTGATTAGAAATAAAGCCGCTTTGTGAACCGAAGAATAAAGAGAGCAAATAAAATACTCCCATAACGAGAACGATGGCGGGACTGGTGGCAAAACTGAAGTAATAAGAAAGAATTAAGCCGAGGTAACAACTTAATGCGGCAATAATGAAAGCAATGATTAACATTGATCGTAATTGTTTGGACCAAAATTGAGCAATAGTGGCCGGCAATACCATCAGCCCTACCGCCATTAAGGTTCCTAATGCGTGAAATCCGGCAACAAGATTTAAGACCAGTAAAAATAAAAAACTGAAATGAGCAACACTACTCAAACGACTTATGGTTTTAAAAAAAGCGGGATCAACACATTCAAGGACGATAGGGCGATAGAGAATCGCAAGAATACACAATGTGACGCTAGCAATGATCGTGATTAAAATCAGCGCATCGTTATTAAGAGCAAGTGTCGAACCAAAAAGAACGTGGAGTAGATCTAAATTACTGCCTTTAGACGAAATAATAATAACGCCTAACGCGAGTGACATTAGATAAAAGGCTGCCATGCTGGAGTCTTCTCCAATTTTCGTATGGCGAGCGACTAGACCTGATAATCCGGCAACAATACATCCTGCAACTACCCCCCCAATCGTCATAGCAATAACCGATACACCTGAAATAAGAAAACCGATAGCGGCTCCAGGAAGAATAGCGTGAGACATTGCATCTCCGGTTAGGCTCATTTTTCTTAATGTAAGAAATACCCCGATAGGCGTAGCGCTTAAACTAAGAACAACACAGCCCCATAATGCGCGTTGCATAAACGAAAACTCGATAAAAGGGTCAATTAAAAAGTGATATGACGTCATTATTCGATTACCCCACAACCATGTTGATAGCCCGCCTTAGAGAGCCAAGTGGGTTGAAGAACATCACTTGTGGTACCTGCTTTAATTAATGCAGTGGCCATTAATATGGATTTATCAAAATAGTGCTGAACAAGAGAAAGATCATGAACGACTGCAATGATGGTTTTACCTTGTTTCTGGCAGTCACGAAGAACCTGCATTAAGTCAAAAACGGTTTGGCTATCAATGGCGGTAAAGGGTTCATCAAGCAGTAATATTGACGCATCTTGCATTAGCATTCTTGCAAATAACATGCGCTGAAATTGTCCTCCAGATAATTCACTTATTTGTCGTTTCTCCATTCCTATTAGCTTTACTGTCCTAAGTACCTCATGCAGGCGAGTATGTTCTTTGTGAGAAAAATGACGCCAGAAACTGGTTCGTAACCAAGCACCCGCTGAAATAAATTCTTCTACTGAAATTGGGAAGTTACGTTCTATTTGATGTGATTGCGGTAGATAAGCCATTATTTTTTTGTGTTCTTTTGGGTGACTAATAGAGCCAGAAACTGGCTTTATTTGGCGCATAATCGATTTTAATAACGTCGATTTACCTGCGCCGTTTGGACCAATAATAGCGATGAAATCTTGTGGCTGAATATCGACAGAAACAGAATCAAGTGCGAGATTATCATTGTAATAGACCGTTAAAGAGTCAATTTTAATCATTATTTTCTCTCTACAGCAACGAAATTAAGACAAAGTAACATATTGATATTATGAATATAACGATGGTTAATCGTTGAATAGCACTGGAAAATAACCACGATTTATTTTGTAATTTTGGAACTCTTTTTTTCATTTTAAGGCCATGAGTGAATAAGTGTTCTGTTGCTTTTGATGTTATGTTATGTTATGTTATGTTATAACATAACATTAATGCAAGCCTTCATTTATATTAAACGTAATAAGAGAGGGTAATACGAGGTATTAGATTTAATGGATAACCGAGAGAGTAAAGTAAAAGAATCAGAAAAAAATGAAAGTAATAAAATGCCTAAGTGGGCAAAAACGATCTTGATAGCGGCGGCGTTTTTTCCTTGTATTGTGTTTGCTCATCCTCATTCTTGGGTTGATATGACAACAACAATTGAAGGTACCGAAAATACAATTACTGGTTTAGCAATGAATTGGACGTTTGATGCAATGACATCTGCATATGCTCTTGATGGGGAGGATTTATCTTCTGAGAATAGAGTGGAAACGATGAGAAAATTGGCTGATTCAATGATAAATAATGTTTCAGGTTCACATTATTACACCTATTTTGATGAGAATAAAACACCGATAAAATTTACACTGCATCAGCATGGGCGATTAACTCAAAAGAAAGGGAAACTAACGCTTTCTTTTGATTTACGCTTGGATAAACCTCAAAAAATCACATCATCGTCGCTTAACTTAAGGGTTTTTGAGCCCAGTTTTTATGTTGATATGGCATGGAAAAATGAGACATCAATTACGCTTTCGAAAGCATTATCTCAACAATGTCGGGTTGAAATCATAACCCCTCATCCAACCGCAAAACAGATGGCTTACGCGATGTCATTGCCTCAAGATGCCGCCCCTGATAATGCATTGGGGCAACTGTTTACACAACGTGCGGTTGTTCATTGCAAAGCAGATATGAATCAAAAAGGTGAAGTGAGTGAATAAAATGATAAGTTCAAAAATGTTCAAACAGGCAATGAAACCGGTTATCAATATCTTAGTTTTTATTACGGTAAGTATTATTGCTCTGGATGTTTTATGGCAGGAGTGGCCTTCTTTGGTGATAACCAGTATTCATATGCAGCGAGATATTTATGCTGAATTAAGTGATCTTCTTTATGAAGCAAAGGCAGATAATGTAGCTTCGGGGTTGATGTTAATTGGCTTAAGTTTTTTATATGGGATGTTTCATTCATTAGGTCCTGGACATGGAAAGATGATCGTAACGACTTATCTGGTCACTCATCCAACCAAGGTGAACACCAGTTTACTTTTAACCTTGTTATCCTCAATGGTGCAGGCGCTTGTCGCGGTTACTTTAGTCTCTGTGCTTCTGGTTTTATTTAAAGCGTCAATGCATGAAGTCAATGCGCAAGCAGACCAATTCATTAGATTGAGTTTTTATATTGTGTTGATTCTTGGTGGCTTAATTGTGATTCGATCATTAAAGCAATTATGGCGTTCTTTGAACAACCAAAAAGAAGGGGGATTTAAAATAAAAGGGGCAGTGAGGATCAGGTCGTCTTCTTTATTGAACAATGAAAATATAAATAATACCGCGGTCTCTTCTTGTTCATGCGGTCATAAACATTTTGCTACTGCAGACGAAATGAACCGTGCTTCTTCTATGAGAGAATACGTCGGTATTATTATTAGCATCGGCATGCGGCCTTGTACTGGGGCTATAATGGTCTTACTTTTTGCTAATATGATTAATATTTATTGGCTTGGGGTGATAAGTGCTTTTGTTATGGCGATAGGCACTGCACTGACAACATCAACGATCGCTGTGATGACGATTACAGGAAAGAAAGTTGTGCAGCGTTATTTAAAAGTAGCGAGTGAAAGTGCACCACGCGTAACTCGGATTCATTCACTGTTGCAGCTAAGTGGGGGATTGTCTTAATGATTTTTGGATTGCTGTTACTTAACTCTCAAGTGCTTGGGATGTCGCCAATATTTAAGGTGTAATAGAAATGAAAGAGGCCGAATTATCAACCTCTTTTATTGTGTCCACTTACTGTTTTATCGCGGTCACATTTTCATTGTTACACGTATTTTTATCTGTATTTTCAATGATGCTTTCTGCGTTTTGGGTTAAATCATCATAATGGCAAGATTGATCTCGCCCTCTTCCTTTTGCTTCATAAAGAGCAATATCAGCCAATTTAGTTAAGTCATCGGCTTGCAGGCCATTCGCAGGGTAAGTTGAGATACCAATAGAGACGCTTAACTTGCCAAGAGATAAATCTTTGATGGCTAGATGTAAATCACTGACCGATTGACATAGGCTGTTAGCCACCTTGGTTGCCGCTTCAGCACTGGTATTGGGTAAGATAATCGCGAGTTCTTCGCCACCAAGACGACAAATTGTATCTTCTCCACGCATGGTACTAAGCAGTAAGGAACCAATGGTTTTCAGCACGTAATCACCAGCGTCATGCCCGTAATTATCATTAAATCGTTTAAAATGGTCTAAATCGAGCATTAATAACGACATTTCTTGTTTGTGTCGATTAGATCGCATCAATTCTTGATTAATGGTTTCTTCATAATAACGGCGATTATATAGCCCTGTTAATGGGTCACTGATTGCTTGTTCACGAAGCTTTTCTTGTAAGTTGAGATTAGCAAGTGCAAGACCCAAATGTTCTGCGACTGTAAATGCCAGTTTTTGAGTTTTTTCTTCAATGTCTTTATTTGGACCAAGATAAATATGCATCATTCCTATTGTATTACCATGAGCAATCAATGGGATACATAGGGTTTGATCAGTACCGGTGGCGGCCATATGTGAACAAGGAAGTGTGGTGTATTTATCATTAGCTAGGTGGAATTTGCCTTTTCGTAATGCCCAGCACTCTTCAGGAGCATAGGTTTTACTTCCTGACCATGAGCCACCCCAATCCAATTTAACTAATAATTGATTGCGTGATGAGCGGATGAGAGAAACAACGCCATTTACGTCGCCTAAAATACGAGGAAGAATATCTTCAACCACCATTTGAGCTTCAGTAATTGAATTACAAGCAGCAAGCATGTTGGCAAGGCGATGAAGCAATTCAATTTCTTGCGTGCTTTGTTCGATGCGTTCTTCTTGTTGGTCTTGCTCATTCTTAACTTGTTGATGAATCAGTTTGTTACTTAACAAAGAAGAGCCAATAACCAATACAATGTTAATTCCCATCAAAACAATGAGAATATTCATTAACTCTTCAACCATGGCATCTATTCGAGTTAATGGTGTTGCCGCTCGAAGAATGTAAGTTTGTCCTTGGTATTCAAATGATTTTGCTGAATAGAGTAAATTTTTAAAGCGAGAGGTACTAAAACGAGTCGTTGTGCCGTACGAACCATCTTTGGCATCAATAATTTCTTGTCGATTTAAATGGTTTTCAAGTGCTAACACAGAGGCTAAAGAAATATCGCTATCCGCAATTGGAGTACCGTCTTCTTTTATTAGAGTAATGTGGTCTTCTTTTGCTACTTCAACTTGTGTTTTGAAATAGATATCGAGCTGAACAGGATCATCAAAAGAGATTTGGTCTTCATTAATGTCTTTGATGGTTCTTGTGATTTCATTTGATAATCCCCCTTCAACTTTCTTTTCTAGCCAATCCGAAAGTGTTGAATTAAAAACGAAAAGCCCAATAAACATAGAAATAACCATGCTAATTATCGGGAAGTATAGCCATTTTTTACTGATGGTATTTTTTTCATTGGACTGCCAAAAATTAATCGTCTGTTGTTCTGTTTGATGTAAATGCAAGAGTATCTGATGCCCATTAAATTTAATAGTGTTATTTGTTAGTAACGTATTAGATAAATTGACATTATACTTTTGTAAAGCAAAATACAGACCAGAGTTTTAATTTTGGTAATGGGTTGATACTCGATATATTAATTTTGTTTAAATAATGGAAGGTAAACCGTAATTTTAGCACCGCCTAAATGTGATCTCGAAATGTTGAGTTTTCCGCGATAACTATGAATGACTTCTTGTACGATATTAAGACCGAGTCCTGTCCCTTTTACCGATTCATCTAATCGTATGCCCCTTTTAAGTACTTCTTTGAATTTATTTTCGGGAATACCAAGACCATCATCTTCAATATTTATTTCAACAAAATCGTCCACAATATTAGCCGTGATACGGATAATCGATGTCGCCCATTTGTACCCGTTTTCAAGTAGGTTTCCTAAAATTTCATCTAAATCCGTTTGTTCAATATTGACTAAAAGATCGTAGTCTATTTCGTTAATAACGAGAATAGAGTGTTGGCTGTACAGTTTATCAAAGGCAATAGACATGCTATCTATACGCTTAGAGGGAGAGCTATTGGCTGATAAAATGTGTTTTGAGCCAGCCATACGTGCTTGATTTAAGTGGTAATCAATATGATGTTGTAAGTCATATAACGCGGGCTCAAAGTGTTTCTTTTTTTCTTCTGGCAGTGTTTCTGTTTCATTTTTTAGAATGGACAGTGGTGTTTTTAAAGCATGAGAAAGATTTCCTGCATGATGACGAGCACGATCTAATAATTCTTGATAGTGGAAGACGAGTGCATTGAGATCAGTCACGAGTGGTTGGATCTCGTTAGGGTAATATTGCTTTAAAGCGTTTTGTTCTCCATCACGAAGTTTTTGCAACTCGGTTTGCAGCTTAGATAAAGGCTTTAAAGACCATTTAACCTGAAAACTGATTAAGGTAAATACGCCAATAAATAAGAGGCTTAATAATAGCCATATTCGTTGCATTACCTGCTCAATGGTTGAAGATAGTGGGGCTTTATCAATACCAACAATGATGGAGACCGGGCCTTTTACATCAAACAAAGAAATCGATTTTTTAATCGTGATCAGTTCTTCATTATTAGGCCCAAGGTAATGGTGTTTTTTTTCTTGTAAGGAACTGTCCCATAAAGAGCGAGATCGTAAGGTTTGCTTTTTACTTTCGGCATACCAATAGAGTCCACTGTAGGGACGCTTAAATCGAGGATCAGATAATTGACCGGACTGAACTAATTTTCCGTTATTGTCGACTTCTAAATTCGCAATGATTTCATCCATTGAATGACTGAGTGTCTTTTTTATATCTGTGGTTAAGTAGTCATTTATTAAATAAGGGATCAATAATCCAGCACTGACAAGCATCAGGCTTAACCATAAGGTAGTCGTTAACAATAAGCGATTTTTTAAACTTAAATGCTTGAAATTACTTTTGTTATTCGGCATTAAGTTGGTACCCAAGTCCACGCACTGTTTTTATTACGGAAGGCGATAACTTTCTTCGAATTCGCCCAATAAACACTTCAATAGTATTTGAATCGCGATCAAAATCTTGTTTGTAGATATGTTCGACTAACTCTGTTCGAGAAATGACTTTTTCTTTGTTGTGCATAAAGTAAGCAACGACTTTATATTCTAATGCGGTTAATTCGATAGTTTCACCATACCAAACAATTTTAGAAGAACACGTATCTAAGCTTAAATTACCGATTTTTAATACCGAAGAGGCACTGCCTGAAGCGCGACGAAGTTGAACGCGTAAGCGGGCGATTAACTCTGGTAATTCAAAGGGTTTCGTTAAATAATCGTCAGCCCCTGCATTAAGGCCATCAATGCGTTGAGTTAACGTATCACGAGCACTTAAAATAATGACAGGAATATTGACTGATTCATCTCTTAAGCCTTTAAGTACCGTCAATCCATCCAATTTAGGTAAACCTAGATCGAGAACAATGGCATCCCAAGATTCTGACGTTGCACGGTATAATGCATCAATGCCATCTTGAGAAAGCTCTGGTGTCCAGTTGTTTGCTTCGAGAGCGTCAATAATTTGTTGACCTAAGCGTTGGTCATCTTCAACAACTAAAATTTTCATATTATTATTTTATAACCTTTTGTAGATGACGGCCTTTAAGCTCTAGCATTTGAAGAGAAGACGCGTTGTATTCAACTTTTATGATCTGATTTTCGTAGATAAGTTTTAGCTCATAAGTCCATTCATCATCGTCTTCTTCTAACTCAACTTTTATGATTCTGCCATAAAGGTCTTGGTTTACTGTCTGATAAAGAGCTGAGAAGGGCTTAATAAGGCCTTGTTCTACAGCCATGATAATTTCATCACGGTCTTCATCAAACTCAATGGTTGTATTGAGAGGGAGGATAATATCTTGAACTGCGGGAATTGCATGATCTTGAGCAAAGCTCAATGGCGATAAACACATTGAGAGGCTAAATATAAGTATAGCTAATGGCTGACGAGTAAACATAAATACGCACTCTAAAAATTAAACTACAGGCAGTATAAATTATTAAACATGAACGTAAAATGAATCCTGCAGGTAATCAGTGAGAGAAGGGATAAGAGACAGAATAATGTCTATCTCTTATTCGTTATTTTAAGAGGTGCGTTTTTTCCGAACATAACTAATAATAAATTTTGCAACGATTGGAAATAAACCAAGAAGAGCAAGAGAGCCGAGTATATTTGGTGATATTAACCCTGATAGTGAGGTTATTTCAGCTAATTGAGTTCCGGCATTTAAAAATACCATGGTTCCGGGCAGCATGCCTAATTGACTAAATAAGTAAAACCGAGCGGCGGTTAGTTTTGTTAATCCCATGACTAAATTAATAAGAAAGAATGGAAATATAGGAATTAAACGAAGAGTCAGTAAGTAAAAAGCGCCATCTTTTTCAATACCTTGATTGATGGAAATTAATTTGTCCCCAAATTTACGATCAACCCATTCTCTTAATAAATAACGGCTGCTTAGGAAGGCAATAGTAGCACCAATGGAACTGGCAAAAGAAACCAACAATAAGCTCCACCAAAAACCAAATAAGGCCGCGCCAAGTAATGTGACTACTGCGGCGCCTGGTATTGATAATGCCGTGACGGTAATGTAACCAAAGAAATAAAGGGCGCTATAAAAGAAAAGGTTTTCTTGGATGTCACTTTGAAGGGCTTGATGGTATGCCTTAGCCTGCTCTAGAGTAAATAGATGACCAAAGTTAAAAAAGATAACAGCAAAGGCTGTAAGAAGAGTGATTAATAAGAGTAATTTTTTATTCATAATTCATTTCCTAGCCTTATGTTGTCTTTAATTTATACAGGTAAAGACAACATAAGAGTAGGGCGAATGTAAAATAAATGTAGGAAAATGTATTTAAAGTTGTTTTCTTAATTCATTTCTAATATCAGTAGAGATAACAGACCAGTGAGTACCTTTAATCGCTCCTTCAAGCGACCACAGTAGTTCGTCACTAACAGAACTTGAATGAGTCTGTTGAATCGCTTTATAAGCGTTTACAGATCCCGTGTCCATTAATTCTTTTACGGTCGTTATTCCTGCTTTTTTCAGCATTCTCTCTGTCGCTAATCTTAGATTGGGTAAATCCTTAATTCGAGAGGGACCTGCTGTTTTTTGTTTTTCTTTGTCTTTTTTAGCAACATCTAAAGCAACAACAGCTTGAATTAGGATTGAATCAGGTTCATCCCAACATTCAGGTGAAATAGCAAAATATTTAGTTACCACGGGGAAACCACGTTTTTTATAAACGTAAGGTTCAAAACCTTGGTCTTTAAATAAATTAATAGTGTTATCGCTTGCTCGCAAATGCAGTCTGTCCTGAACAACAAGTGCAAACATTGTGTCATCAATAAAAACACCAAAGCCGCCAAACATGGAGCGTGAAGTGATTTTTCCTAGAGAGGAAAGTAATCGAAGTGAATCTTTTAGTATTGGTTTATCCATTGCAATAATTCTCGGTTAGTAAGTCTATGTCACTAAACAACTGAGCCCGAGGAAATAGTAGCAAGTTCAAAACCACACATTGTTATTTCTAAGTAAAAATTAACAATGTGCAGATATAAATACTTGCCATCGGCAACCCTGCTACCTTATATAAATACGTAGGCCGGAAGCTTTGCGTCCTGAGCTTTCGCACAGTTTGCCCTGTTCGTGACAGTTAAGATGATATAGTAATCAATAAGATGAAATGTTGTCCACTTGCAAGTTATGTGACATTGGTTCAGAAAATAGGAGTGATTTTCTGTTATGCCAGTTCAAGTTTTAAATAAATAAATATTTTTTCACTTGCATATTTATGATTAATACATCACTCATTGTTACAACTTATGGACACTTTTCCGAGTAACCACTTCTGGATGCATTTCAAAAATGCGTCTTTCATGGTGCTTATCTTTAATTCGTTCCAACAATATTTCAACGGCGGTCTTACCAACGCGACGTTTAGGTTGGTGAATCGTCGTCAATGGTGGAGAGAAATATGCAGAAAGTTCAATGTTATCGTAACCAATGATTGAGATATCTTCAGGTACGCGTAAGCCAGTTTGTTGAATTTTGCTGATAGCCGCTAATGCCATAATGTCGTTAAAACAAAATAATGCAGTTGGTTTATCTTCCATCTGTAGCATTTTTTCAACAGATTTAGAGGCAGAAGAACATTCAAAATCACCTTCAAATATCCAATCTGGATTTGACGTTAAATTTGCTTCAGATAAGGCTCTGTAGAAACCATGAATTCGTTCTTTACAGGTTGCTTTATCAAGCTGACCGGTAACACAGCCAATTTTTGTGTGTCCATTTTCAATCAGGTGTTTTGTTGCTAAATAACCACCTTCTTCAGAATTATCAATAATTTTGTCGGTATGAGGACTATCTGGGCCCCAGTCCATGATTACCATTGGTAATTCTGTGTTTTTTTCAAGTTGTGCTAATAACTGTTCATTTAGATCAGAACACATAACTAATAAGCCATCGACACGTTTTTCTGCCAGCATACGAAGGTAGTGCTTTTGTTTGTCTAGATCACCTTCGGTATTACACATAAACAATGTGTAACCTTGCTTGTAACAGTAGTTCTCAACACCGTGCATCATTTCGGCAAAAAATGGATTAAAGGACTGGGTAACTAGCATGCCGATAGTTCGAGTTGTGTTGCACTTTAAACTACGAGCAACGGCACTCGGTGCATAGTTTAGTTCTTCAACGGCTTCCCATACTCTTTTTTGAGTTGCTTCTGCAACAAATCGAGTTTTGTTAATTACATGAGAAACGGTGGTTGTCGAAACAGAAGCAAGTTTCGCAACGTCTTTAATGGTAGCCATATTAAAAGCCTTAATTTATTAAGGGGCTATTTATGTTCCAACAATAGTGTCAAAGTCTCTCTTTATTTTTTAATAAAGATTGTTGGAAGGTAAATAGGCCCTGTGAGTATATTACCAATAGTAGATTAGAGAATAATCTAAGTGGTATAAATGAAAAAAACCGCGATAAATGCGGTTTTCATTGATATTCAAATTTTATCGTTTGCGGTCACATTTTATCTATAAAGCGTAGCGCAAACAATTGCTGATTTAATAAATTTTAATAGTCGTTTTGACATATATCACACTATTGTTAACTTATCTTACCAGTTGTACATGCTTTTGTTATTCGCCCGCTAGGAATTTTACATCCAATTCTAAGAACGTAACAAGGAAGTGAGTAACGGCAGCATAGAAGCCAAATGTATCTCGTTCAGAACAAAGTTGGTTAAAACGTGGCGCCCAAGATAATAACTGTTCGTTAATAAATTGCAGTTGTGCGGCCATGAATTGCTCGAATTCTGGTTCCGTTGTTTGCTGATTCGTCATGACAATTAGATTGCCTAAGAAATCTAACTCAATAGCAATGTGATCCGCAGGTTCATTGAATTCAGCTTTTTGAGTGATGTTGTATTTTTCTAATAAATCACGCATATCTTGTGCTGGTTTCGCATTAAGAAGGCGTGATTTATCTAAATACATTGAAGCATAAGGAAGCGCACTGTTCTTATCAGAGCCTAAGAACGCTTCACAGAAGTCAGCCGATAGTTCAAGCTGTGCATCTTCGCGTGTTTGTAATTCATTCAATTTTGTTACAATTGAAGAAATAGAGTCGGTTAGCTCTGGAGTTTCAGAAAGGTTCGTTAAAAAGGTACGAATCTCAAAACTGTTATACTGCTCTAATTGCTCTTTAGTTAGCTCGTGTGCAAATAGGCTAGATAACCACCAATAAATTTCAGCACGTTGTTCATTAAATGCATTTAGTTCGTTCATGTAAAATAAGCTCCAAAAAATTGACTAAATAATTGTACGGCATAAGTGTGAAAAGGAATAGCACCTATCATTAACAGGGTGTATAAAGATATTAGCAAAGATTAATACGCGACAAGATTTGTTCTGAATCAAATAATATACAGAAATATCAATTGAGAATTGGCATTATTACAATATATGAATAGAATGTAATAAGAACCATCCTAATAACCATAAAAAAAAGAGAAAATTATGAGCTATCACATTTTAGTTGTTGAAGACGAAGTGGTAACTCGCTCTAAGCTTGTAGGCTATTTTGAAGCCGAGGGATATCAAGTGAGCGAGGCTGAAACGGGCGCAGAAATGCGAACTGTTTTGGCTGAACAAAAAGTTGATTTAATTATGCTTGATATAAACCTACCAGGAGAGGATGGTTTATTATTGGCGCGTGAATTACGCAGCCAGTCTAATATTGGTATTATTTTAGTTACAGGACGAACTGATAGTATTGACCGCAT
The Aliivibrio salmonicida LFI1238 genome window above contains:
- a CDS encoding ATP-binding protein, which gives rise to MPNNKSNFKHLSLKNRLLLTTTLWLSLMLVSAGLLIPYLINDYLTTDIKKTLSHSMDEIIANLEVDNNGKLVQSGQLSDPRFKRPYSGLYWYAESKKQTLRSRSLWDSSLQEKKHHYLGPNNEELITIKKSISLFDVKGPVSIIVGIDKAPLSSTIEQVMQRIWLLLSLLFIGVFTLISFQVKWSLKPLSKLQTELQKLRDGEQNALKQYYPNEIQPLVTDLNALVFHYQELLDRARHHAGNLSHALKTPLSILKNETETLPEEKKKHFEPALYDLQHHIDYHLNQARMAGSKHILSANSSPSKRIDSMSIAFDKLYSQHSILVINEIDYDLLVNIEQTDLDEILGNLLENGYKWATSIIRITANIVDDFVEINIEDDGLGIPENKFKEVLKRGIRLDESVKGTGLGLNIVQEVIHSYRGKLNISRSHLGGAKITVYLPLFKQN
- a CDS encoding response regulator transcription factor; this translates as MKILVVEDDQRLGQQIIDALEANNWTPELSQDGIDALYRATSESWDAIVLDLGLPKLDGLTVLKGLRDESVNIPVIILSARDTLTQRIDGLNAGADDYLTKPFELPELIARLRVQLRRASGSASSVLKIGNLSLDTCSSKIVWYGETIELTALEYKVVAYFMHNKEKVISRTELVEHIYKQDFDRDSNTIEVFIGRIRRKLSPSVIKTVRGLGYQLNAE
- a CDS encoding PepSY domain-containing protein, whose product is MFTRQPLAILIFSLSMCLSPLSFAQDHAIPAVQDIILPLNTTIEFDEDRDEIIMAVEQGLIKPFSALYQTVNQDLYGRIIKVELEEDDDEWTYELKLIYENQIIKVEYNASSLQMLELKGRHLQKVIK
- a CDS encoding TVP38/TMEM64 family protein; this translates as MNKKLLLLITLLTAFAVIFFNFGHLFTLEQAKAYHQALQSDIQENLFFYSALYFFGYITVTALSIPGAAVVTLLGAALFGFWWSLLLVSFASSIGATIAFLSSRYLLREWVDRKFGDKLISINQGIEKDGAFYLLTLRLIPIFPFFLINLVMGLTKLTAARFYLFSQLGMLPGTMVFLNAGTQLAEITSLSGLISPNILGSLALLGLFPIVAKFIISYVRKKRTS
- a CDS encoding TfoX/Sxy family DNA transformation protein, whose product is MDKPILKDSLRLLSSLGKITSRSMFGGFGVFIDDTMFALVVQDRLHLRASDNTINLFKDQGFEPYVYKKRGFPVVTKYFAISPECWDEPDSILIQAVVALDVAKKDKEKQKTAGPSRIKDLPNLRLATERMLKKAGITTVKELMDTGSVNAYKAIQQTHSSSVSDELLWSLEGAIKGTHWSVISTDIRNELRKQL
- the purR gene encoding HTH-type transcriptional repressor PurR encodes the protein MATIKDVAKLASVSTTTVSHVINKTRFVAEATQKRVWEAVEELNYAPSAVARSLKCNTTRTIGMLVTQSFNPFFAEMMHGVENYCYKQGYTLFMCNTEGDLDKQKHYLRMLAEKRVDGLLVMCSDLNEQLLAQLEKNTELPMVIMDWGPDSPHTDKIIDNSEEGGYLATKHLIENGHTKIGCVTGQLDKATCKERIHGFYRALSEANLTSNPDWIFEGDFECSSASKSVEKMLQMEDKPTALFCFNDIMALAAISKIQQTGLRVPEDISIIGYDNIELSAYFSPPLTTIHQPKRRVGKTAVEILLERIKDKHHERRIFEMHPEVVTRKSVHKL
- the torD gene encoding molecular chaperone TorD — its product is MNELNAFNEQRAEIYWWLSSLFAHELTKEQLEQYNSFEIRTFLTNLSETPELTDSISSIVTKLNELQTREDAQLELSADFCEAFLGSDKNSALPYASMYLDKSRLLNAKPAQDMRDLLEKYNITQKAEFNEPADHIAIELDFLGNLIVMTNQQTTEPEFEQFMAAQLQFINEQLLSWAPRFNQLCSERDTFGFYAAVTHFLVTFLELDVKFLAGE